ACCAATAAAGTGGGTCAGAGGTACCCGCACATTATCAAAGCTGACTTCGCCGTGTCCGTGAGGCGCATCATAGTCACCAAACACAGGCAACATTCTTTGTATTTTTACGCCCGATGTATCAATGGGCACCAACACCATCGAATGTTGATGATGTCGATCCTTAGTTTCATCTGGCGTATGTGCCATAAAAATAATGATTTTTGCGTTGGGATCACCCAAACCTGACGACCACCATTTTCGACCATTCAATACAATTTCATCACCCTCAATAATCGCCGTTGCCTGCATATTGGTGGCATCAGAAGAAGCTACCTCTGGCTCTGTCATACAAAAAACAGAGCGAATTTCTCCACCCAGTAATGGCAACAACCAGTCGTACTTTTGTTGTTCTGTGCCATAACGCCAAAGGACTTCCATATTGCCGCTGTCAGGTGCATTACAGTTAAATACCACTGGTGCAATTAAACTGCGCCCCGTTAGTTCTGCAATATGTGCATATTCTTGCACAGACAAGCCTTGACCAAGCTTTTCATCGGGCAAAAACATATTCCAAAGCCCGGCAGCTTTGGCTTTAGTTTTTAAAATGTCCAACTGTGTTGGCCACTGCCAAGTGGTCCAGTCTGAACCCGCATTGAGCTTGTGGACTTCATTCCAAAAATCAGCTTCAATCGGTTCGATTTCATTTTGGATAAAATTTTGGGTTCGTTCTACAAAATCCTGTGCACGTGCTGACAATTGAAACATTTTTTTATTCCTTTAAATAGGGTGCTAGAGCATTAGAGTAAATAGTATCTCGCCATACCCATTGCCGTTCATTCATATCTTTAGCGCTTTACAACACATTAGCCTGAAATCTATTATGAATAAAATGATTTAATTAAATACAGCACTATGAATCTATTTCATGAAAATCAACATTTAGATCTGGGATTTTTTCCACACATCGATATCAATCTATATCCTTTGTTTATCGCAGTTTTTGAACATCACAGTATGAGTCAGGCGGCAGATATTTTATGCATTAGCCAATCTGCTGCAAGCCATGCCATACAACGTTTAAGACGACAAATGAATGATGATTTATTTATCCGTTCTGGACAGAAAATGCGCCCTACACCTTTTGCGGAACAGATCTATCCCGTGATTAAAACTGCACTGCTCTCCCTGCAAAATGTTTTAAAGCAACAATACTCCTTTGAACCAAGTATGGTCGGAAGTTTAAAAATAGCAGTGCATGATGAAATTGAACCGATTATTTTCCCGAAACTCATTCAACATTTTCAAACACTGAATTTAGATATTCAATTTTTAAGTATTAAACTGAATCGAAAAACGGTTGAGGCAGACCTTGCCACCCAACAGATTGATTTTGCGATCGACCTTGAACAAGATTTAGGTGCGAAGCTGCAGTTTCAAACATTGGTTAGCGACCAATTTATGCTGTGTACTCGGCAGCCCAATATGGATTTAAAACGTTATTTAGCTTCACCCCATATTGGGGTGTCTTCTCGAAGAACTGGTGTGTTAATTGAGGATCTTTATTTAAATAAGCAACAGCTGTCTCGTCAGATTTTTCTAAGATGTCAGCATTACTCCACTGCTTTACAAATTTTGCAGCAACATGCTGACGCAATTTTAACGATTCCCAACAGTATTTTGAATCATTTAGAGGTTCCAGAACATTTAAACATTTTTGATCTGCCTATTTCGCTGCCGCAAATGAATATGGGGATGTATTGGCATCAAAATTTAAATGGAAATTTAAGGCATCATTTTTTAAAAGAACAAATAAAATTAATTTTTGCTTAGGCTATTTGAGGGGTTGGGATGCTATATCTCGCTTAGGCTATTTTAATGATTAATGAAGGATAAAGCAGCGTGAAACGTCGAAGTGATCAATGTTTGTTTGTTGTTTTATTCTTCAATATTGAACTTAAATCCAAGTAGAATATGCTGGAACTTTCCCATAATTAGATGCTCCTTGAGCATTAAGCTCTCCCCTTATGTTGTCAAATTTACCTGCAAGCTGGCTCATCTGTATCGGCATGGTGTTATGCCTGATTTTATTGTTATTGATTCGAAAAATTCGACTCGTCCTGATTGCCTATTTTAATCCTTATGAAAAAGGTAAAACCTATTGGTGCAAAGTCATTGCGGTCAGCGATGGTGATACCCTCACCTGCTATCGTTTGAATCTACGGCGCTCTGAAACCAAGTTACGTTTTGCTTATGTAGATGCACCCGAATCATCACAAAGCTACGGCGCCGAATCACAGCGCTTGGTCAAAAAAATGGTGTATCGCAAGCTAGTGCGCGTGAAAATTACCGATATTGATCGTTATGGTCGTTGTGTCGGCGTGGTTTATCGCTTCAGACGCAATATGAACGAAGAATTGGTCAAACGTGGTGCTGCATGGGTCTATGAAGAATACATTAAAGATCCTAAACAGCGTAAACACCTACTCTCCTTACAAGAGAAAGCTAAAAAGAGCAAAAAAGGATTATGGCGTACAAGTCGACCTGTGCGTCCAAGCGTCTATCGTAAAGCAGGCAAATAACCGCTTATCGCTCCGATTTAATTGTGGCTCATTCAAGGCTTGATTCAGTTTTAAGATAGGCGTAAATTAGCATTTATTTAGTTACCCTAGCTAACTATTATGCCATCTCCTCTAAAATTTCGTACTCTATTGCTGCGTTGTTCTCGTTTAATCAGTGACGAGTGCAACCTTATTTTACTGCCCCATCAGTTAAATTATTCGTTGTGGCAAGTGCTTTATGTGATTCAGGAGCAATCTGAAATCACCTCGATTGATCTTGCAAAGTATCTGAATGTGTCAAAACCTTCGATCGCTAAGCGTGTGCATACACTGTTGCAACTGGATTTGTTGGAGCAGGTTTTTACTGAAGATAAACGTCAAAAGAAATTGAAATTGTCTAAACAAGGTCAAAGCCTGTTTGAAACTTGCTCCCAAAAAATCGATCAATTTGAACAGCGACTTCTTGTTCATATAAATCCTAACGATCTTAAACAAAGCTCAGAAACGTTGAGCCAACTTTTGTATCAACTTGAATATCAATCTCAGGGAGCTGACGCATGAAAGACCGTTCTGCACCGCTTTGGACTCGCAATTTCATTTTGGTCAGCCTCATCAACTTTCAATTGGTTCTGACCTTTTATTTGTTGGTTGTGGTGATTGTCGGCTATGCCATGGCAGAACTCAGCGCCAGTACCGCTCAAGCAGGCTTAATTTCGGGTTTATTCATTGTCGGTACATTAATTGGACGCTTATTGGTCGGGAAATTTCTCGCACACTTTGGGCGTAGAACCACCATGATTGTGGGGCTAGTAGGTTTTTTTCTATTTTCACTGCTTTATTTTATCCATATGAGCGTGGGCGCACTGTTGTTCGTACGCTTTATGCATGGCTTTATGATGGGTATTGCAGCAACCGTCTTCGGCACCGTCATCGCACAAATTTTACCTGCCAGCCGCCGCGGTGAAGGGATCGGATATTTTAGTATGAGCAGCACGCTAGGAACGGCAATTGGACCATTTCTTGCGATTTGGATGATGCTGCATGTCGGTTATAACGCAATCTTTATGTTATCCAGTGCTGTTGCGCTCTGCTGTCTACTGGTTTCACTGTATATTCGTGTACCTAATATTCCACAGGCATCTCAAAGCTTGGACAGCCAAGTGCCTGTGACCAAGCCAAGTTTCATCTCTCAATATATTGAAAAGAATGCGATTCCAATTTCTTTGATTATGTTATTTGCCTCTATTTTTTACTCAGGTGTATTGTCGTTTATCAATTTTTACGCCAAAGACATTGATTTGGTTCAAGCTGCTTCATTCTTCTTTTTGATGTACGCGATTGCAATTTTGATTTCTCGCCCGATTACTGGTCCTCTCATGGATCGTAAAGGTGAAAATATCATTATGTATCCCGCATTCATTATTATGGCAATTGCTTTCTTTTTACTGAGCATTGCACAAACCCCGACCATGCTGTTAATTTGCGCAGGTTTACTCGGTTTAGGGTATGGCAATATTCAGTCAATCTGCCAAACGGTTGCGGTAAAAAGCACTTCACTTGAACGAATGGGTTTTGCAACCTCCACCTATTTTATTTTCTTAGATGCTGGTTTGGGTTTCGGTCCTTACTTCTTAGGTATGACACTCGATTTTATAAGTTATCAGCAGCTGTATTTATATAGTGCTATAGGAAGTTTAGCCTGTATTGGCTTGTACTATCTATTACATGGTCGTCATACCGCTAAAGTTAATTCTGCGGCTGTTTAGCATACGCCTCATTACTTAGGCATCACTTATAACAAAAAATATAACAAAGATAAAAAAGCGCTCAATATGAGCACTTTTTTATTCGGTATAGCATGGGCGACTTATCTATAAGAATTAAACTTATTTAAAGACTTTAAAGCGTGCTGCATCATCCATGTAGCCCTTCTCTGTTGCCTCTGCTTCTACAGAACCAAACACCAATTGTGCACGTAATTTCCAGTGTGCAGAAACATCCCATTCTGCATGCACTTGTTCATCCACAATCGGGTTATAGTGCTGAAGGGATGCACCTAAGCCATCTGTATGCAATGCAGACCATACCGCGAACTGTGCAATTGCAGTTGAATGCTCAGCCCAAATTGGGAAGTTTTCTGCATAAGATGGAAACTTTTCTTGCAGGCCTGTAACTACATCCATATCTTCAAAAAACAAGACAGTTCCCACACCCGCCGCAAAACTATCCATTTTGGCACTGGTTTTAGCCGCAGATGCTTCATCTTTTGCATAAGACTTCAGTTTATCTTTGACAAAGCCCCAGAACTTTTCATGTTCAGCATTGAACAAAATCACTGCACGTGACGATTGTGAGTTAAATGATGATGGGCTCTGTTTAATGGCATGTTGAATTAAATCGGTTAAATGCTCTGTAGACTGGACTACATTTTTGCCAATGGCATAAATCGTACGGCGTTTGTTAATTAAATCTAAAAACTGATTCGACATTATTTGAAATCCTTTGGTATTTCCCCGCGGAAATACGACACCAAGCCAAATGATTGATTAGAATATATAAACATGTGCTTATATATTCATCACATCAAGGTAAATACAGTTCTACATTAAGCATAATTTAGACCAAGTACCATTTAATTTAAAATATCTGCTACAAAGCTTGATTCGATTGATTTTATTTTATACAGATCAATTTGGTCGTTGACCTATTAACCAATTATTTGAAGATTTTGATCATATAAAAAATCCTCCGACGTAGGAGGATTTAAAAGGCTAATTTAGAATGAAATTAAAACTTTGCTTCTAATACATTGGCTTTCAATTGAACTTTCCAAAGCTCACGTAATGTGGGTAAATAGAACTTCTCACCCAACTCCACCAATTCAGCATCAATGAGTGCATGAACTTCATGCTTAAATAAATAATCGAGTTCAACACTGCTTAAACGTGGTTGCTCTTTGGCAAAGCTCTTGCGCTTCTGCTGCGCTTGTTTCACCAACTGATCCGCAAAATTACGCGTCTTAAACTTGGCAATGGTATTTAAGCGTAGTTCAATCACGCCCCAACCACTGAGTAACAATTTGAACTTTTCAAAATCACTGCTGGTCGATTCCCAAGTCATTTCTTCTAGATTCTCATCTGAAGGCAATACAGGAAGTAAAAGCTCCATCACACTAGGGAAAATCTTTTTGAAATTAAGAATGAATTTAACTGGATGTTCACCTGGGTAGTCTTTAAATTGAACGTTTTTCTGAACATCTGTTAAATAAATATCGAACATTGAAAATTTCCACACATAAGCGATTGAATTGCAATAATAAAAAATCTGCCTTGCAAAACCAGTGCAAAACTATTGCAAAACAGCATTTTAAAAATTTGAGTACTCTTGCAATTATGACATTTTAATCCATACTCAGCACGTTTTAAAAAGGTCAGTTGTATTTAAATAAGACAAACAAAAAAGCAAAAGTTAAACTAAATAAAAAGGCCATACAGTTCACGATTAAAACTTAGATTCGCTGTTATAATTTTTATTGGGGTGTAGATTGAAGAGCAACATTGATCAAGAATGGATTAAAAAATTACTTGCAACTGTATTTGTGGCTTTAATATTTTTATTGGCTTTCACTTGGATAATTTTTGACTTTCAGAAGTCTAGTAATTCACTAAAAGACAGTTGGACCATAGTAGGTTCTTTTTTTGGTGGTTTTGCAACTAACGGCTGTTTATATTGCTGCTCATCTTTTTAATGATTGGCGTAACCAGCATAACACCAATTATGTGTCGTCCATATGTGAATCAATTAATCTTGCAGTTAAAGAAAATTATAAATCCTTTGTAAAGCTAAGTTTAATTATCACTGATGCTGAAATAATCCGCGGTAACAGACCAATTGCCCTCATAAGCCCAAATGAAAAAGAGCGAATTTTTAATAATATTAATGAAATCAATCGCCTTTGCATATCCATTCGTTCTGAGTTGTTTCTAATTGAATACGATGTTATCCGTCTGCAGAAGGCAACAAAAGATTCTAGTGGTATCTATGAGTTATACAGCAACTTAAAAAATCTAATAAAAAATGAAACGGATAGTCTTTTACAAAACGTCGGAGATTTAGAAAAATATTACAAGATTGGTAGGGCTAGAAAGCTGATTGACTCGAGTGAAGATTATTACAGGGAGTTCCACATCAAGCTTGCAGAAATAACCGCCAAGATCAACAAGCCAATTTAAAATAAATAAACATAAGCCCTCAATTAAAGGGCTTATTTATTACTTAAATTGATTATAAAAAGACTTGGCTAAATCAATAAACGATACGATTACTTTCGCCCATTTCAGCCAGTTCTCACCAACATCCTTGATAAACTTTCAACGAATGCTCAACCCATTTCTTATGATGACTGCTATAAAAATCTCACACAATCTGCCTAATAAAAAAGCCCTGAATCGAGGGCTTTTTTATGTCGATTTAATGACTACTTTGCATTCGCCGATACCATATTTTCAGGAATCACCACTGCATCAAACTGCTCAGCAGTTACCAGATTCAATTCAACAGCAACCTGTTTCAGTGTTTTACCTTCTTTATATGCAGTCTTGGCCACCTTGGCTGCATTTTCATACCCAATCACAGGATTGAGTGCAGTCACTAACATGAGAGAGTTATGCAGGAAGTAATCAATCTTTTCAACATTTGGCTCGATACCTATCGCACAGTGCTCATTAAAGCTATTGCAAGCGTCACCTAAGAGGTGAATCGATTGCAATAAATTATAGGCAATGACCGGCATAAATACATTCAGCTCAAAGTTCCCTGAGGCACCCGCCACATTAATGGTGGTGTCATTCCCTAAGACTTGCGCCACCACCATGGTCATGGCTTCGCTTTGAGTGGGATTGACTTTACCCGGCATAATACTTGAACCTGGTTCATTTTCAGGAATACGAAGTTCACCAAAACCACAGCGTGGACCACTGGCCAACCAGCGAATATCATTGGCAATCTTATTTAAACTCGCAGCAAGGGTTTTTAGTGCCCCTGATGCAAACACAGCCGCATCACGACCCGCTAAAGCTTCAAACTTATTTGGCGCTGTGACAAATGGCAGTCCTGTTAAGTCTGCCAATTGCTGTGCAGATTTGACTGCATAGTCAGGATGCGCATTTAATCCTGTACCCACGGCTGTGCCACCTAGTGGTAGCTCATATAGCCCCTCAAGCGCATACTGTAAGCGCTTTAAACCATGATCAAGCTGTGATACATAACCACTGAACTCTTGCCCTAAGGTTAACGGCGTTGCATCTTGTAAATGGGTACGACCGATTTTGACAATACTGGAAAATGCTTGAGCTTTAGCCGCTAAGGTATCACGTAAGGCCCTGACTGCTGGAATGAGTAATTCATTGATCTGTAAGCTCGCAGCCACATGAATAGCAGTCGGAAATGAGTCATTGGTGGATTGCGCACGATTGACATGATCATTCGGATGTACCGGCTTTTGCGCACCTAAAGGATTTCCCAATTTTTGATTGGCAATGTTGGCAATCACTTCATTGCAGTTCATATTGCTTTGCGTACCTGAACCGGTTTGCCACACCACCAGAGGGAACTGATCATCCCATTTCCCAGCAATGACTTCTTCAGCGGCACCTACGATATAATGAGACAACTCTTGTGGAATTTGATTCAATTCAGCATTGGTGATGGCTGCTGCCTTTTTAACAAGACCCATCCCACGAATCATCGCACGTGGTAGGCGCTCACCACCAATTTTAAAGTTTTGCAAACTACGCTGTGTTTGAGCGCCCCACATTGCTTCACTGGGTACTTCTACCTCACCCATCGTGTCATGTTCAATACGTGTTTGCATTCTTCACCTCAATTCTTCCATTTATGTTTAAGCAAGCATCTGATGCTTTATTTCATACTAATCAATACGGCTTAAAATGTAAATAATTCTCATTTTCAATATTTTCTTTAAATCAGTATTTAATGATCAAATATAACGAATATGATTATTTAAGGCGTTTTGCTTAAACTGTTTTGATAGAAGCGCCATTCATCCTGAATCATCTGTTCAATGCTACGTTTGGCTTTCCAGTTCAAATGTTGTAAGGCTTTTTGACTGATCGAACCAAGTTGATCTAATTCTTCATAGGCATAAACGGCGTCGATCGTATTGATTTTAGACTGCGTCACTTTTTCAACCTGCTCA
This genomic window from Acinetobacter sp. TGL-Y2 contains:
- a CDS encoding acyl-CoA dehydrogenase family protein; translation: MFQLSARAQDFVERTQNFIQNEIEPIEADFWNEVHKLNAGSDWTTWQWPTQLDILKTKAKAAGLWNMFLPDEKLGQGLSVQEYAHIAELTGRSLIAPVVFNCNAPDSGNMEVLWRYGTEQQKYDWLLPLLGGEIRSVFCMTEPEVASSDATNMQATAIIEGDEIVLNGRKWWSSGLGDPNAKIIIFMAHTPDETKDRHHQHSMVLVPIDTSGVKIQRMLPVFGDYDAPHGHGEVSFDNVRVPLTHFIGGAGQGFEIAQGRLGPGRIHHCMRCIGAAEKSLELMIYRGMQRTAFGKEILKLGGNLERVAEARVLIDQARLLTLYAAYKMDTLGNMAALTEISAIKVVAPSVLEKVVDMAIQIHGGAGLSRDTPLTGFFAQARALRLADGPDEVHKGMIAKLELAKRGYARHSKK
- a CDS encoding LysR family transcriptional regulator, whose product is MNLFHENQHLDLGFFPHIDINLYPLFIAVFEHHSMSQAADILCISQSAASHAIQRLRRQMNDDLFIRSGQKMRPTPFAEQIYPVIKTALLSLQNVLKQQYSFEPSMVGSLKIAVHDEIEPIIFPKLIQHFQTLNLDIQFLSIKLNRKTVEADLATQQIDFAIDLEQDLGAKLQFQTLVSDQFMLCTRQPNMDLKRYLASPHIGVSSRRTGVLIEDLYLNKQQLSRQIFLRCQHYSTALQILQQHADAILTIPNSILNHLEVPEHLNIFDLPISLPQMNMGMYWHQNLNGNLRHHFLKEQIKLIFA
- a CDS encoding thermonuclease family protein, which encodes MLSNLPASWLICIGMVLCLILLLLIRKIRLVLIAYFNPYEKGKTYWCKVIAVSDGDTLTCYRLNLRRSETKLRFAYVDAPESSQSYGAESQRLVKKMVYRKLVRVKITDIDRYGRCVGVVYRFRRNMNEELVKRGAAWVYEEYIKDPKQRKHLLSLQEKAKKSKKGLWRTSRPVRPSVYRKAGK
- a CDS encoding MarR family winged helix-turn-helix transcriptional regulator: MPSPLKFRTLLLRCSRLISDECNLILLPHQLNYSLWQVLYVIQEQSEITSIDLAKYLNVSKPSIAKRVHTLLQLDLLEQVFTEDKRQKKLKLSKQGQSLFETCSQKIDQFEQRLLVHINPNDLKQSSETLSQLLYQLEYQSQGADA
- a CDS encoding MFS transporter, with product MKDRSAPLWTRNFILVSLINFQLVLTFYLLVVVIVGYAMAELSASTAQAGLISGLFIVGTLIGRLLVGKFLAHFGRRTTMIVGLVGFFLFSLLYFIHMSVGALLFVRFMHGFMMGIAATVFGTVIAQILPASRRGEGIGYFSMSSTLGTAIGPFLAIWMMLHVGYNAIFMLSSAVALCCLLVSLYIRVPNIPQASQSLDSQVPVTKPSFISQYIEKNAIPISLIMLFASIFYSGVLSFINFYAKDIDLVQAASFFFLMYAIAILISRPITGPLMDRKGENIIMYPAFIIMAIAFFLLSIAQTPTMLLICAGLLGLGYGNIQSICQTVAVKSTSLERMGFATSTYFIFLDAGLGFGPYFLGMTLDFISYQQLYLYSAIGSLACIGLYYLLHGRHTAKVNSAAV
- a CDS encoding nitroreductase family protein translates to MSNQFLDLINKRRTIYAIGKNVVQSTEHLTDLIQHAIKQSPSSFNSQSSRAVILFNAEHEKFWGFVKDKLKSYAKDEASAAKTSAKMDSFAAGVGTVLFFEDMDVVTGLQEKFPSYAENFPIWAEHSTAIAQFAVWSALHTDGLGASLQHYNPIVDEQVHAEWDVSAHWKLRAQLVFGSVEAEATEKGYMDDAARFKVFK
- the fumC gene encoding class II fumarate hydratase is translated as MQTRIEHDTMGEVEVPSEAMWGAQTQRSLQNFKIGGERLPRAMIRGMGLVKKAAAITNAELNQIPQELSHYIVGAAEEVIAGKWDDQFPLVVWQTGSGTQSNMNCNEVIANIANQKLGNPLGAQKPVHPNDHVNRAQSTNDSFPTAIHVAASLQINELLIPAVRALRDTLAAKAQAFSSIVKIGRTHLQDATPLTLGQEFSGYVSQLDHGLKRLQYALEGLYELPLGGTAVGTGLNAHPDYAVKSAQQLADLTGLPFVTAPNKFEALAGRDAAVFASGALKTLAASLNKIANDIRWLASGPRCGFGELRIPENEPGSSIMPGKVNPTQSEAMTMVVAQVLGNDTTINVAGASGNFELNVFMPVIAYNLLQSIHLLGDACNSFNEHCAIGIEPNVEKIDYFLHNSLMLVTALNPVIGYENAAKVAKTAYKEGKTLKQVAVELNLVTAEQFDAVVIPENMVSANAK